TTAACTAGGGGAGGAAGGGATAGAGAGTGGAAGCAAGTACATTATTGTCCTTTAGTTCAGACTTGGAATGCTTTGTTTTTATGTGGATTTCACCCTAGTGTAAATTCACCTCTGCCTTTTCACCCATTTTTACCTTTGACTTGTCCTTGAAGTGAATATTCAACTCTCCATTCTTGTGTTTGCTttaagttttgtgttttcttttcatgtcttaATATCTTTGTTACAGTAGCTTAATGTCTGAGTCAGGGTGCTTTTGAGGCAGGGGCCAGATCTATAAAATTATCTTTGCATGTGCTTTAATTTCTGGATGTGAACTCGTTGTTACTGATGGTTTTTATAGTATTTGGGTACGCATACGTACCCTGGATTGAAGTCTAACTCTAGATTATTCAACTTTTAAAGAGTTTAATGCTGCTTTCTCAGAGCAGTAAACGATGCTGAATTTTAAGAGACTTGGGCATGAGAAGGCTCTAAGTTATAACCTAAGTACTACACCCTACCGTTATTCCTGTCAATGAGCAATTGGGATGAGGAgtgttcattcattaattttcttattaaaattgcTTAGAGAAATTATGATGATTATGGTCCTCTCTTCCCTGTCGTACAAGACGATGACTGTTAACTGATTGAATTCAGAGGACATGCCTGGTttagatttctcttttctctctcccctgcatTTCAGGATATCAATGCTTACAATGGTGATGAGCCCACAGAAAAGTTACCTTTTCCCATCATTGATGATAAGAATCGGGACCTTGCCATCCAGTTGGGCATGCTGGACCCAGCAGAGAAGGACGAAAAGGGCATGCCTGTAACAGCTCGTGTGGTGAGTTGTATACATCCATTACATTGTCCTTGTGACTGACCAGGCTACATATGTCCAAGTAAATGCTTGGACCAACTAAAGGAAATGGGGGACTATGTCCAATTAGGATGTAAGTGTCCTGGTGGCACTCTCACTTTTTATCTAAATGCTGGTACAAAGTAAAATTTTTCAGCTAAACTTTTAAACTGCTTAATTCACAGCttttgaaaatacataaaaatagttATCCTAGGATGTCACCTAAAATTGAGAAATCTTTTTCTGTAGTCCTCCTGACAGCCCACTCTTTAAGGCGGTGGGTCATACATAGCCTTCTTCGTAAGACATCCCTGGTTTTGAATTCTTATTTGTTCTGTCCTTACCCACTAGAGAACAAACTTATTCCCACATctgcaaaaatatataatttgaggACCGGGATCAACTcccattagtattatttttatgataatctcagtagttAACATAGTACCTTCCTGAGGCCTTTCCTGGATTCAGTTCGCAAATCAGTTTTTCTTGCTGAGACAGCCAGAGCCAAATATAATTCCCTTCAAGTTTAGAACTATAACGTGGAGAGAAAATCATGTCTACTCCAGCCACCCGGTTTGTTTGGTGTATCTTTCTAGATATTtgcagatttttgttgttgttttgttttgttataccCTTGAACGTTTTTAATGACTTAAGAGCCTTCTAAGGGGCTTTAGTATCAAAAACATTCGAAGAGTTCTTCCTGTTTATGTGTCTGTGTGCTTTGCAGGTATTTATTTTTGGTCCTGATAAGAAGCTAAAACTGTCCATCCTCTACCCGGCTACCACTGGCAGGAACTTTGATGAGATTCTCCGAGTAATTATCTCTCTGCAGCTGACAGCAGAAAAGAGGGTTGCCACCCCAGTTGATTGGAaggtaaagatgttaaaagggCAGATACCCAACTTGCCTGGAAGGCCTGTGGGGCCAGTCTCTCAGTGGCTACCTCCAGGGTCAGTGTTACGTGGGGCTCTTGTTTCTGGCATGCAAGTACACTGGGAGGGCTTTTCCTCCTGGCTGAGTTTAAGATTTGCTGAGAGCCCATTTTCAGGGTCTTTAACCCCTTTTATACAAACTCCCTGTATTTCTAACTTTTAGATTATTTGGACAGATTAATTGGTCAGAATCATTCCTTTTCCTagtaaaaggatttttaaaaaacctttaacTCTTCCCTGATGGCAAAATATTTATAGCAGAACCTAGACTGGCCACTTAAGTCGTGAGTATAAACCTATGTGGTGTATTAATGTCTTGAaacatttcatttctcttaagcTTCAGTCTTTTAAACCTATGTAGAATTCTCTGAAACCTGTTCATGAACTTTTAATCTCTAAGATTCCTGACATATGTAGGACATGGATAATATCACAAGAGTGTCTTAACAttgctacatttttttaatatgctaaCCTGAACACCTGGTTTTGTTACTTTGTTTCTTCTGACAGGCAAACCATTTATATTCTGTATCCATTCTTTGACCATATGTTTATTGAGCGCAGACAGTAGACACTGGGATGCAGCAATGAACAATCAGTgtaaagtccctgccctcatagaaCTTAAATTCCAGTTGGTagagacaaacaataaacaagttTATAGTACATTAGGTAACGATAAGTGCGACAGAGAGTAATCaaggagaggtggggagaaggggagcacAGGTGGGAGGGTTGGTTTTATATTTGGCTGTCAAGAAAGGCCCTTCTCTGAAGGGACCTTTGGGAAGGACATGAAGAAAGTGAGAGACCAAGTCACGCATATTTAGGAGGGAAGAGCACGGCAGGCTTGAAGGAACAGCTAAGAAGCTTTTCTAATAGTGAGCTTGGCATGTTCAAGGAATAGGAGAGCCGCCGTGCTGGAAAAGCAGcagcaggaggtgggggagaggccGGGGATGGGAGAGGAAGCCAGATTCAGTCACCAGGGCAATGATAAGGATTTAGGTGGCAAGCCATTACTAGATTTAAAACAGGACTATCTCTTGTTAAGGTGGGGAAATACTTTCCTTCCCAAAGTGTCAAAGATCAACTTGCGAAAACAAAATTCCTCAGAGGGGATAGAGCAAAGGAGATTTGATTATTCTCATCAGCAACCGTAGCTACTTTTCTAAAGTTAATTATTACCTTTAGCCTTCACTATAAGATTGAATTTCACCATTCACAATGTCTTTTCAATAGAATGGAGACAGCGTGATGGTCCTTCCAACCATCCCTGAAGAGGAAGCCAAAAAACTTTTCCCTAAAGGAGTCTTCACCAAAGAGCTCCCATCTGGCAAGAAATACCTCCGCTACACCCCCCAGCCGTAAGCTGGCTCTCCACAGAGTTGGTGCTGGAGCTGCTCACTGAGCACCGTGAGCCAGAGGATGCCAGCTGCCCATCATGTTTTCCTGCAGCAATATTGTAAAAACATCCTGGTATGATCACAGCCAAGGTCTTTAGGTTGCTATACTACTGGCTTATTAAATGAAAATGGCACTACAAATTCCTTGGGATTCTTTGCTCTGTGCCTTTAGCAGCATTCTCTTCTGTTCATATATCTTAACATTCTCTGCTGACTCTCTTTGAAATTTGAGGCTCATCTTGTTGGATCTCTGCAGGGTTTATGACCAACAAGGTGGTATCAGTTTATGGTCGAAAAAGCCTGCTTTGCTCCATCATAGAATGAGTATCAGGTTTTTTCGGCTGTTCAAATCCTCTCTTCTGTTACCCATTTTGGGAAGGAATAGAACTTGGGGTTCAGCTTCCTCTGTACATATCTACGTATGTAACCTAAGAACTTAGAGTAACCCAGATGTTCTTCAATATTCCATGTTTTGATGACAACTGGGGGCAAAACCTTTTCAATTCTGTAATTTTCCAGTAGATAACTGAAGGATGAGCAGGGGGAAGGAATCTTTAAGTATTTTGCTATCAAGAAAACTtttcaataaatttctattgaaaGTGGGAAGCTACAGAAAAGGTTCCACTTGCCTGCCAGGGAGGTGTACCAGAGGCATGAGCAACACGACAGTGCCAGGTGCCTTTCAGAGTATTTCTGGATGTCAGTTGGCTCTACGATGAAGTGCACATGAAAGGGCACACcttgggaagaggagagagggtgactgaaaatgttttattatagaTTTATTCTTGCATTGGGGGAGGGGGactgttttctgaattttacttCTTAGTGATCAGCAAGTAAATCCTTTGTTAAAACGTGATCAGAAAATTCTGTTGTCACATTTTCAAGTACTAGTTCGGACTCGTGTCCTGAGGGCAAATGTTTCCTTGCTAGATTTTACATTGATGCTTTTCTCCAAAGACAGATACATAAAATTTCATATAATGAAAATGGAGGAGCGGCTGATGAAGATGtgattccagggacttccctggtggtccagtggttaagactccgcgcttccactgcagggggcacgggtttgatcccgggtcggggaaccaagatctcacgtgctgcccagtgtggccaaaaataaaataaaataaaatgtgtttcctttgctttgaaaaaaatagaaaagaaaatgtattccaCCCCATCTCTTGGCCTACTTTGCTCCTTCATGTTACTTGCCTGGGTCCTGTGGAATTTGTGACCCCTGCTACAAAGAAGTCTCCTAACCTGATACCTTAATGGGATTCctagatttaagaaaatgaatcttGAGGATAATGGGACatcttttgcttttctggaaAGAGTGCTAAGTATTCTGAACTCATAGTCTCTCAGACTTATTATGCTGTGCTAAGTCCTAGGTTTAGAAGGAAGTTTCCCATACCTGGTATAGTCTCTTGCATGTAGCCCTCTATACTTTTATTGAGTATAATAATGTAAaagctggtccctggtgccaTGTTTTAGAGAAGTCAGTAAGCTTTTAGTTTGCTTGATTTCTCCACATGTAAAATTTGAGTGACACTAAGAAGGTTGAGAAGGAAGGTGAAAATTCCAAGTTACATTATATCCTGGTGAATGCTGGGCTGAAAGAGACTTAAGAGGACTGGCATCATCTTGCTGTCACCTCTTATCCAAGTCACTACATGTTTTGGCCTTAAAGAACCAAGACTATCTGGTCCTCCTTAGCACATCTCTTCTGAACTAATCCCTGAATCCTTGCATTCTGTCACCTCCCTAACTGTGAGGTTCCGCACTGCTGTCTTCCCTTGGCTATTTGCCTTCTTCAGTCCTTGTCTCTCGGAGAGTCTCGCTTCAACTTTCTTTTATGGTGACAATTCAAAGTCTAAATCTCCAACATTAATTATTCAAACTAGAGTCTTATCTTTACTGATCGATGGAACATTGGCCATTgaatttataaattcaaaatcAAATTATCAGTTCTTCCCCCAATAAATCTATTGCCCCTTTTATCACTCACTCAGGCACCCAAAATTTGTTGGGCTATATCTACTCGACCCACATAGGTGCTGCCACTGTGAAAACGCTGAAAAGCTCAAGGAAAAGGGAGGTCATGTACCCGCAAAATGATTTCTGGTTCTACCATGAAGCAGCCATGAAGCCATGAGACTGTGAAAGTATTCTtctctaaatataaaatgttacataATGCATATGCATTGCCAGGGTAGAAGTGATCCTAAGTACACTTCTTAATTTACTATGGGGCTTGGAGAGGAGAGTTCCCCTTTCCAGGATTGTTGCTCTCAGTTTTCACAGGGAGAACAGATTTAATAAATCCAAAGATTTATTAACTGTAAGTGAATTATACAGCCACTGTGGCTATGAGAGAAGCATAGGAATTTGAGAGGCAGTCCACCATGTGCCTTCTCAGACAATCAGCAAATGCTCTGGCTAGAAGAGATGGTCATCTAAGATTAGCAAAGTGATCAACTTGAGGCTCCTGTGTGGTCTTGCCAGAAGTCTGACCTCCCCTCCAACCTCTACCCTGAGGGTAGGAATATGCATTAAGAAGCTCAGGAAAGGGTAAGGAGCCAGAATGGCTGTGTCTAAAGGGCCAAGTCAAGATGCCAAATGGATGCAGTGAACTGGCACAGTGACTTACTCCATTTGACCCCTCCACTTTGGGGCAATGCAAGTTGAGGAAGCACAGCTTTGATTCAAGCTTAAAGGGTGGATTAACTAGTTAAGGTCATTGCCACCTTCTTCTCAGTGATTGGCTCAGAAATGGGCATTGAGACACAAACAGAAGACCATCAGAGCTTCTGCAAGAATTCTTTCTCACAGGAGAGCGACTGGGAggcatttttctctctcacactGAATATGAACAAGAAAACATTAAACTGCTGCTGGCAGCCAAGTTACAGCCTGGGAGCAGGGATCCAGCCATAGAATGAGGCTGTAAAGGTCAACAGCcaagtggagagaaagaaaaacatttgattcTTTATGATCTTCACTGAATCTGACAACTGTGAACCTGTCCTACCTCTGGACTTCTATTACATGAAATAATAACCTTAGTGTTTAAGCCtttttgagttgggttttctggTACCTGAGGCCAAAAGCATCCTAACTGATATGCATGGAATGAAGTATCCGTTAGCTGTTTCAAATACATGGCAGTGTGCCTCGCAAGCAAGACTGTAGAGCAGACATCTGTTATCTGCTATTTCTTTATCCCCTACCTTAGGCATCTCAAGCTTCAGTATGCATTAAGTCACATGAGGAATGGGTTAAAATGTGCAGGCCAGGGGCCTACCCCCAGAGATGGAGTCTACAGATGGCCAGaagttcttcatctgtaacaacCCTATACCAGGTATGGGATTGTGATGTAGAGTGCAGCAGACACTGCAGTTCACCCAATATCCGTTTCCCCTTATTCTTTATGAAAAATACCCAGCCTGTATTAATGGTGGCAAGTTGAGGTGCCAGTTAAAATTCATCTCAAGATGACAGATCAGTGTGGTCATGTGATAGTGCTGGCCTGGGATGGGGTCCCTTCCTGACTAAAAGGCAAAGCCTAATAAAGAGAAAGCACCTTGCCTCACTGAAAAGCAAATGGGATGCCCAAGTTACAGATGTCATTTTGCTACCCTGAGGATAAAAGTCACAGGCCAAGGATAAAGGAGAAGGAGGCTACAAGGAGACTGGGTCTGTGATAACTTCCTTAAACAGCCAGGCAGTCCTGTGGGTCTGTAATGTGCAGCCACACCTGACATTTGTTGACACACAGGTGCTCCTCAGGCCACTCTGAGAAATACTGCCCTATTCTAGGTATCCAGAAGTTTCGTAAAAGGCTTgactttttctcttgtgtttccttctattcttacttctattatggttttccctggagTAGAggatcattattatttttttgtaactattttatactggagtagattcttttaaaatcttgttgAAGTGAAAAGGAATAATAGATTCTAAATAAACAATCAGAtcataaaattctattttatttgactttttaaaatgaaatgaaaagtgatATCAAACAGTACTATGCAATGTAAGATTGTTAACTTCTCCTAAACTGTGCTTTCAATAACTAAAGTTATGGAACCTATTCCATTTTTCAATATTTACTAAATTGGGGATGGGGGAAATAATTTTACTCTGAAAAACATTAGGGAGGCACTAATTGTAGCAATACCACAAATCAAAATTATAGGTCCTGTGCTTTAGATAGTAGTATGTTAATTGTACAGTGCTTTGATAACTCCTGCTCTATTATAACTTGCTCTCAGCGGGATGCAGGATTTCATTTGCTAGGCCATAAGCTTTAGGATATCTTACATTATCCTGAGGAATTGCGAACATCTTAAGTATAATGCAACTACTTAAAATTAGAGCTTTTGCAGCAGTCCATCAATTGCTTGTAAAATAAATGCAGCAGTAAATTGTTTTAGCAACTTCTAAGTAAACTCTTTGCCAGGCAATCTTTCAGCACTTGAgtcaggatattagctcggtctTTAACCTGACTCCAGGTATCACATAAGTGCCATTAACGTCCTTTTCTAAAATGGGATCCAGTTTCCAACTATAAAAGAAagtcaaaagtaaaatatttgactatgagcatttcagaaaaaaacttaAGTGCAATCAGAAAACTTACTGAAAAGTTTCCATTATCTGGAACACTCCCTTTAAAACATCTTACATATTAAGGACTTTGAGTAAGTACATGTGCAACTCTATACCATCAAACATCATCTTGTAAAGAGAGATACATTAATTCAATTAGAGTAGTGTATCAAAGGCGCACTTAAAGAGCAATGTTAGGAGAGTTGAATTCCAGTTAACTTTGTGACTGAGTGCAAGGTAAGTTGGAGACTTTTTTCCTAAATTGGAATGagcatttttttaataatgggGCCTGGAAAAGACAGTGGAAAGTGAGGAGCCAAATCACTAGACTCCCAGTGAGGTTCCCCATTTGTGAAATAGGGTCCCTTTAAGAAAGGAGAGGATGGCCGAGGAAGACCGcctaaaaagatttaaatttctttgtttaaagGAACAAAGAACTGTCAGTTTGGTCAATGCCACTGTCCTTCCCCCAACAAACACACTGCAAACCACCGTGATTGTCATAAATAAGAGTGGCAGGACCAGAATTTCTATTAGG
The genomic region above belongs to Phocoena sinus isolate mPhoSin1 chromosome 1, mPhoSin1.pri, whole genome shotgun sequence and contains:
- the PRDX6 gene encoding peroxiredoxin-6 isoform X2; its protein translation is MPGGLLLGDKAPNFEANTTIGRIRFHDYLGDSWGILFSHPRDFTPVCTTELGRAAKLAPEFAKRNVKMIALSIDSVEDHLAWSKDINAYNGDEPTEKLPFPIIDDKNRDLAIQLGMLDPAEKDEKGMPVTARVVFIFGPDKKLKLSILYPATTGRNFDEILRVIISLQLTAEKRVATPVDWKNGDSVMVLPTIPEEEAKKLFPKGVFTKELPSGKKYLRYTPQP
- the PRDX6 gene encoding peroxiredoxin-6 isoform X1; the protein is MPGGLLLGDKAPNFEANTTIGRIRFHDYLGDSWGILFSHPRDFTPVCTTELGRAAKLAPEFAKRNVKMIALSIDSVEDHLAWSKDINAYNGDEPTEKLPFPIIDDKNRDLAIQLGMLDPAEKDEKGMPVTARVVFIFGPDKKLKLSILYPATTGRNFDEILRVIISLQLTAEKRVATPVDWKVKMLKGQIPNLPGRPVGPVSQWLPPGSVLRGALVSGMQVHWEGFSSWLSLRFAESPFSGSLTPFIQTPCISNF